A window from Corynebacterium urealyticum DSM 7109 encodes these proteins:
- the gndA gene encoding NADP-dependent phosphogluconate dehydrogenase → MSKPSAPNLSSNQAPAGAPDGELAQIGVIGLAVMGSNIARNFANHGHTVAVFNRTFARTEGFMENFGEQGSFIPAETLEAFVASLEKPRRALIMVQAGPATDAMIEQLADLMDPGDIIIDGGNALYTDTIRREKEISARGLHFVGTGISGGEEGALNGPAIMPGGTAEAYESLGPLLESISAKVDGEPCCAHIGPDGAGHFVKMVHNGIEYADMQVIGEAYHLLRYGAGLSPKEISEVFREWNTGELESYLVEITAEVLAQVDAETGKPLVDIIVDAAGQKGTGRWTVKSACDLGIPVTGIGEAVFARALSSDGPARQAAQGKLASGELATPVDPAQRADFIEDVRRALYASKMVAYAQGFDQILAGSEEYGWDVDPRDLARIWRGGCIIRARFLNRIVDAYEADRQLPSLLLDEYFLEQMSGLVDSWRRVVGTATAQGHPVPVFASSLSYYDSLRAQRLPAALIQGQRDFFGAHTYGRVDKPGAFHTLWSGDRSEVEA, encoded by the coding sequence ATGAGTAAACCTTCGGCACCGAATCTTTCCTCGAATCAGGCACCCGCAGGCGCACCAGATGGCGAGCTCGCCCAGATCGGCGTGATCGGCCTGGCGGTGATGGGGTCCAACATCGCCCGCAACTTCGCGAATCACGGCCACACCGTGGCGGTTTTCAACCGCACTTTCGCCCGCACCGAGGGCTTCATGGAGAACTTCGGCGAGCAGGGTTCTTTCATCCCAGCCGAGACTTTGGAAGCCTTCGTGGCTTCCCTCGAAAAGCCGCGCCGCGCGCTGATTATGGTGCAGGCCGGCCCCGCCACCGATGCCATGATCGAGCAGCTCGCCGATCTCATGGACCCGGGCGACATCATCATCGATGGTGGCAACGCCCTGTACACGGACACGATCCGCCGCGAGAAGGAGATCTCCGCGCGCGGCCTGCACTTCGTCGGCACCGGTATCTCCGGCGGCGAGGAGGGCGCCCTGAACGGCCCGGCGATCATGCCTGGCGGCACCGCCGAGGCCTACGAGTCCCTGGGCCCGCTGCTGGAGTCCATTTCCGCGAAGGTTGATGGCGAGCCGTGCTGCGCGCACATCGGCCCGGACGGCGCCGGCCACTTCGTCAAGATGGTCCACAACGGCATCGAGTACGCGGATATGCAGGTCATCGGCGAGGCTTACCACCTGCTGCGTTACGGGGCGGGGCTGAGCCCGAAGGAGATCTCCGAGGTCTTCCGCGAGTGGAATACCGGCGAGCTGGAGTCCTACCTCGTGGAGATCACCGCGGAGGTCCTGGCGCAGGTCGATGCCGAAACCGGCAAGCCGCTGGTGGACATCATCGTGGACGCTGCTGGCCAGAAGGGCACGGGCCGCTGGACTGTGAAGTCCGCCTGCGACCTGGGCATCCCGGTCACCGGTATCGGTGAGGCGGTGTTTGCCCGCGCGCTCTCCTCTGATGGCCCTGCGCGCCAGGCCGCCCAGGGCAAGCTCGCCTCCGGTGAGCTGGCTACCCCAGTGGACCCCGCCCAGCGTGCGGACTTCATCGAGGACGTCCGCCGCGCGCTGTACGCGTCGAAGATGGTCGCCTATGCCCAGGGCTTCGACCAGATCCTCGCGGGTTCGGAGGAATACGGTTGGGACGTCGACCCCCGGGACCTTGCCCGCATCTGGCGCGGTGGCTGCATCATCCGCGCCCGTTTCCTCAACCGCATCGTCGATGCCTACGAGGCTGACCGGCAGCTGCCGTCCCTGCTGCTGGATGAGTACTTCCTGGAACAGATGTCTGGTCTGGTGGATTCGTGGCGCCGTGTCGTCGGGACCGCGACCGCCCAGGGGCACCCAGTTCCGGTGTTCGCCTCGTCGCTCTCCTACTACGACTCCCTGCGTGCCCAGCGCCTGCCGGCCGCGCTGATTCAGGGCCAGCGCGACTTCTTCGGCGCCCACACCTACGGCCGCGTGGATAAGCCTGGTGCCTTCCACACCCTCTGGTCCGGCGACCGCAGCGAGGTCGAGGCTTAA
- a CDS encoding DEAD/DEAH box helicase — MPSPDPEPPSSQPEFRSLGLPLALAQSLQRAGLREAFPIQASVIPSAVEGKDVLASAPTGSGKTLAFGLPMLARLSSGDLPRATRPGNPRGVVLCPTRELAEQVFENLDPHAAALGLRALVLVGGVKVRANLTSLARTVDIVVATPGRLNDLIERRAISLEHCAVTVVDEADHMADLGFLPQVQAILERTPRGSQRLLFSATLDGEVAALAEGWTHNPVRIEAEGTHSGATSAPGPTTASVRHQAEVNARPTGPRPTPRATEDLASPVEFLLSEVADNGQRQAAVRAIARKVPRVIFFVRTTHAVTRWAKYLSAGGIKVSALHGNRGHQSRQRALADFREGKVRVLVATDIAARGIDVPGVQAVVHIDPPRDPKALVHRSGRTGRAGASGTVALLAFPDQVREVSTMMRAANLGYEKVESTRLVRRILRE, encoded by the coding sequence GTGCCGTCGCCTGACCCCGAGCCGCCGTCTTCCCAGCCCGAGTTTCGATCGCTCGGGCTACCACTAGCGCTCGCCCAGTCCCTGCAGCGCGCGGGGCTGCGTGAAGCCTTTCCCATCCAGGCCAGCGTGATCCCCTCCGCCGTTGAGGGCAAGGACGTGCTGGCCAGCGCTCCGACCGGCTCGGGCAAAACGCTCGCCTTCGGGCTGCCCATGCTGGCCCGGTTGAGTTCCGGGGATCTGCCTCGTGCCACGCGGCCGGGCAATCCCCGCGGCGTGGTGCTCTGCCCCACCCGCGAACTCGCGGAACAGGTCTTCGAGAACCTGGACCCGCACGCCGCAGCGCTGGGGCTGCGAGCACTTGTCCTGGTGGGAGGGGTCAAGGTGCGGGCTAACCTCACCTCCCTCGCCCGCACGGTGGATATCGTCGTTGCCACCCCGGGCCGGCTGAACGACCTTATTGAGCGCCGAGCGATCAGCCTGGAGCACTGCGCGGTCACCGTCGTGGACGAGGCCGACCACATGGCTGACCTGGGCTTCCTTCCCCAGGTGCAGGCTATCCTCGAACGCACTCCGAGGGGCAGCCAGCGGCTGCTCTTCTCCGCGACCCTGGATGGCGAGGTCGCGGCCCTGGCCGAGGGCTGGACTCATAACCCGGTCCGCATCGAGGCCGAAGGCACACACTCGGGCGCAACATCCGCCCCGGGCCCCACCACGGCCAGCGTGAGGCACCAGGCCGAGGTAAACGCTCGCCCCACGGGCCCTCGCCCAACTCCACGTGCAACCGAGGACCTGGCCTCCCCGGTGGAATTCCTCCTCAGCGAGGTTGCCGATAACGGTCAGCGTCAGGCAGCGGTCCGCGCGATCGCCCGCAAGGTACCCCGCGTGATTTTCTTCGTGCGTACCACTCATGCGGTGACGCGCTGGGCGAAGTACCTCTCGGCGGGCGGGATCAAAGTCTCCGCATTGCATGGTAATCGCGGCCATCAGTCCCGCCAGCGAGCGCTGGCGGACTTCCGGGAGGGCAAGGTGCGCGTGCTTGTTGCCACCGATATCGCAGCCCGGGGCATCGATGTGCCCGGCGTGCAGGCCGTCGTGCACATCGACCCACCGCGGGACCCCAAGGCGCTCGTACACCGCTCGGGCCGTACGGGCCGCGCGGGTGCGTCCGGCACGGTCGCCCTGCTTGCCTTCCCCGACCAGGTTCGCGAAGTTTCGACCATGATGCGGGCCGCTAACCTGGGCTACGAGAAAGTCGAGTCCACCAGGCTCGTCCGCCGGATTCTCCGTGAATAA
- a CDS encoding hemolysin family protein, whose amino-acid sequence MDILLSILGLAGFIALTAGTGLFVGIEFAITGLERSTIDQHVKEKKDGPARLIQKAHGELSLLLSGAQLGITITTLATGFLAEPILAKFFTPMLDLFGIPHSASMAIALTLAVILATALSMIFGELVPKNLAITDPIKVARFTIRPVWAFNQFFRGFISWLNNLANFVLHRFGIEPADELASARSPKELAAIVKSSAGTGEFTQAKAQILDRSLRFRDISADDIMTPRSTVESLDEEDTADKLILLAMETGHSRFPVTRGDLDDTIGVVHVKDAVALQPERLATTTVKRLARPVPTVPESLGGEAVLQSVRSAGSQLILVADEYGGTSGIITIEDVVEEIVGEVWDEYDDKDEDAEVRRTGQMWEMSGLVRTDEIFEEVGYTAPDGPYETLGGLVMSALGRVPQEGDQVVLPRSERELRDSFESGLNNRWLARVISMDKHRVDRVILSPITEEQAAEYIDEEGEN is encoded by the coding sequence ATGGACATACTGCTGAGCATTCTCGGCCTCGCGGGCTTCATTGCACTGACCGCGGGCACCGGGCTGTTCGTCGGGATCGAGTTCGCCATCACCGGTCTCGAAAGATCGACCATCGACCAACACGTTAAGGAAAAGAAGGACGGCCCGGCACGCCTTATCCAAAAGGCTCACGGCGAGCTCTCGCTGCTGCTTTCCGGAGCCCAGCTGGGCATCACGATCACGACCCTGGCCACTGGCTTCCTCGCCGAACCGATCCTGGCGAAGTTCTTCACCCCGATGCTGGACCTATTCGGCATCCCGCACTCCGCCTCGATGGCGATCGCGCTGACCCTCGCCGTCATCCTGGCCACTGCCCTCTCCATGATCTTCGGCGAGCTAGTGCCGAAGAACTTGGCGATCACCGACCCGATCAAGGTCGCGCGCTTCACCATCCGCCCGGTGTGGGCCTTCAACCAGTTCTTCCGTGGCTTCATCTCTTGGCTGAACAACCTCGCCAACTTTGTACTGCACCGCTTCGGCATCGAGCCGGCCGACGAGCTGGCCAGCGCGCGTAGCCCGAAGGAGCTTGCCGCGATCGTGAAGTCCTCCGCCGGGACCGGCGAGTTCACGCAGGCCAAGGCTCAGATCCTGGACCGTTCCCTGCGATTCCGGGACATCTCGGCCGACGACATCATGACGCCGCGCTCCACCGTCGAGTCGCTGGATGAAGAGGACACCGCCGACAAGCTGATCCTGCTCGCAATGGAGACCGGTCACTCTCGCTTCCCCGTCACCCGCGGCGATTTGGACGACACGATCGGCGTCGTCCATGTCAAGGACGCGGTCGCGCTGCAGCCGGAGCGGCTGGCGACGACCACCGTCAAGCGTCTCGCCCGCCCCGTCCCCACCGTCCCAGAAAGCCTGGGCGGGGAGGCCGTCCTGCAGAGCGTGCGTTCCGCCGGTTCGCAGCTCATCCTCGTCGCGGACGAGTACGGCGGCACCTCCGGCATCATCACTATCGAGGACGTCGTCGAGGAAATCGTCGGCGAGGTCTGGGATGAATACGACGATAAGGACGAGGACGCCGAGGTCCGCCGCACCGGGCAGATGTGGGAGATGTCCGGCTTGGTCCGTACCGACGAGATCTTCGAGGAGGTCGGCTACACCGCCCCGGACGGCCCCTACGAGACCCTCGGTGGGCTCGTGATGTCGGCCCTGGGCAGGGTGCCGCAGGAGGGCGACCAGGTGGTCCTCCCCCGCTCCGAGCGGGAACTCCGGGACTCGTTTGAAAGCGGTCTGAACAACCGCTGGTTGGCCCGCGTGATCTCGATGGATAAACACCGCGTCGACCGGGTGATCCTGAGCCCGATCACCGAGGAGCAGGCCGCAGAGTACATCGACGAGGAGGGTGAGAACTAA
- a CDS encoding hemolysin family protein: MGDLWGILLAAFLILVNAFFVAVEFALISSRKDRLDSMIASGNQRAKKVRYAVEHLTIMLAGAQFGITIASVLLGMIGEPAIAHLIEAPLAALGLPESFVHPIGFTIALLLITMLHIVLGEMVPKNIALAGPETVGTYLVLPHLAFVKVTHPIMVVLNWMARTVLHAFGVEQKDELDSTVSPHELANMIAESRSEGLIAADEADRISNALASSRRAMGEVLIPREDVYALPFGASGPTVMEVHRAVVETGFSRFPVADSNGTWLGYVHVKDALDDFLADRDVAVPIRPLITVTSTQNFDLAMRAMRVNSSHVAAVVENGRTIGLVMLEDIIEELVGTVRDWTHD, encoded by the coding sequence ATGGGTGATTTGTGGGGCATTCTTCTTGCCGCTTTTCTGATCCTGGTCAACGCCTTCTTCGTGGCGGTGGAGTTCGCGCTGATCTCCTCCCGCAAGGACCGCCTGGACTCGATGATCGCCTCGGGTAACCAGCGGGCGAAGAAGGTCCGCTACGCCGTCGAGCATCTGACCATCATGCTGGCGGGCGCGCAGTTCGGTATCACCATCGCCTCCGTCCTGTTGGGCATGATCGGCGAGCCGGCGATCGCCCACCTCATCGAGGCCCCGCTGGCGGCTCTGGGGCTGCCGGAGAGTTTCGTCCACCCGATCGGCTTTACCATTGCGCTGCTGCTGATCACGATGCTGCACATCGTGCTGGGCGAGATGGTGCCGAAGAATATCGCGCTCGCTGGACCGGAGACGGTGGGTACGTACCTGGTTCTGCCGCACCTGGCATTCGTTAAGGTCACGCACCCGATCATGGTCGTGCTGAACTGGATGGCCCGCACCGTGCTGCACGCCTTCGGTGTCGAGCAGAAGGATGAGCTGGACTCCACGGTCTCGCCGCACGAGTTGGCGAACATGATCGCGGAGTCCCGTTCCGAGGGGCTGATCGCCGCCGACGAGGCGGACCGCATCTCCAACGCTTTGGCTAGTTCCCGCCGCGCGATGGGCGAGGTCCTCATCCCCCGTGAGGATGTCTACGCCCTGCCCTTCGGTGCGTCCGGACCGACGGTCATGGAGGTGCACCGGGCGGTGGTGGAGACGGGTTTTTCCCGCTTCCCTGTCGCCGATTCGAACGGCACCTGGTTGGGTTACGTGCACGTCAAGGACGCGCTGGACGACTTCCTCGCCGACCGCGACGTCGCCGTCCCCATCCGCCCGCTGATCACCGTGACGAGCACGCAGAACTTCGACCTGGCGATGCGCGCGATGCGCGTGAACTCCTCGCACGTGGCCGCGGTCGTGGAGAACGGGCGCACCATCGGTCTGGTGATGCTGGAGGACATCATCGAGGAGCTCGTGGGCACTGTCCGCGACTGGACCCACGACTAG
- a CDS encoding vWA domain-containing protein, with translation MARHASGENNFKVAGWVWAVLIAVVLVTALIIGWSAVSKNNQTSVAAEECAEGDYELSVWAAPQAKAAAEELAKAYNDADRIVADHCVTASISEVADRDGLSKLDSEVPAAWVPEDVAAVLPAAKDHGVRAAGNDVPNVGEPARPVLRLEAGDRVPELGQRAASDFTSFAVEEQKLPSTKVAELTGDKAKDTEDGKDKKDQKDAQAKDAKKDKDAAKKPALARGTDVTFLLDTSDAMGVVEGDARRLDVVRGALHSAFQRVGDNEGAVSLWNYSSQLSPGARTPYRVNVDLSARDGGAAAGAVLDQLNVGGGNHANVSISAAHKAAVDSAAAGSGKPAGRMVVVLAGKNQDELSVEQLKAQLAAANPQVRVDIVGIGGDVAADELARIAEATGGKFYPARDAKAVDGVLKGIV, from the coding sequence ATGGCGCGTCACGCGAGTGGTGAGAATAACTTCAAGGTCGCAGGGTGGGTCTGGGCCGTGTTGATCGCGGTCGTGCTGGTCACTGCGCTGATCATCGGCTGGTCGGCGGTGTCGAAGAATAACCAGACCAGCGTGGCCGCTGAGGAGTGCGCGGAAGGCGATTACGAGCTGAGCGTCTGGGCCGCACCCCAAGCCAAGGCGGCGGCTGAGGAGCTCGCGAAGGCATATAACGATGCCGACCGGATCGTCGCTGATCACTGCGTCACCGCCTCCATCTCTGAGGTCGCGGACCGCGACGGCCTGTCCAAGCTGGACTCCGAGGTCCCTGCAGCATGGGTCCCGGAGGACGTCGCGGCCGTCCTCCCAGCCGCGAAGGATCACGGCGTGCGAGCCGCTGGTAATGACGTCCCGAACGTGGGCGAGCCGGCTCGTCCGGTGCTCCGCTTGGAGGCCGGCGACCGCGTGCCAGAGCTTGGGCAACGAGCAGCCTCGGACTTCACCAGCTTCGCAGTTGAAGAGCAGAAGCTGCCGAGCACCAAGGTTGCTGAGCTCACCGGTGACAAGGCGAAGGACACCGAGGACGGCAAGGACAAGAAGGACCAGAAGGACGCGCAGGCCAAGGACGCTAAGAAGGATAAGGATGCGGCGAAGAAGCCAGCTTTGGCCCGTGGCACGGACGTGACCTTCCTGCTGGATACCTCCGACGCGATGGGGGTCGTCGAGGGTGATGCCCGCCGCCTCGACGTGGTGCGTGGTGCGCTGCACTCAGCCTTCCAGCGCGTTGGGGACAACGAGGGTGCGGTGAGCCTGTGGAACTACTCTTCCCAGCTCTCCCCCGGCGCCCGCACCCCCTACCGCGTGAATGTCGACCTTTCCGCCCGTGACGGTGGGGCGGCCGCCGGTGCGGTGCTGGACCAGCTGAATGTTGGCGGCGGCAACCACGCAAACGTTTCCATCTCGGCGGCGCACAAGGCGGCGGTGGATTCCGCTGCGGCCGGCTCTGGGAAGCCGGCGGGTCGCATGGTGGTGGTGCTGGCCGGTAAGAACCAGGACGAGCTCTCCGTGGAGCAGCTGAAGGCCCAGCTGGCTGCGGCCAACCCGCAGGTGCGTGTGGACATCGTGGGTATCGGTGGCGATGTCGCTGCAGACGAGCTCGCGCGGATCGCGGAGGCGACGGGTGGAAAGTTCTACCCCGCCCGCGACGCAAAGGCCGTGGACGGGGTATTGAAGGGTATTGTTTAA
- a CDS encoding MerR family transcriptional regulator produces MGTNEGQQDALFDVHGPDYEVGYRVPIACQVAGITYRQLDYWARTDLVKPSIRNASGSGSQRLYSFRDILVLKIVKGLLDTGISLQNIRKAVSKLENLGVDDLAGLTLVSDGATVYECRSSEEVIDLLNGGQGVFGIAVPGLMKELSGDITSFPSEKISQDPAIDELAERRRRRRLA; encoded by the coding sequence ATGGGTACGAACGAAGGCCAGCAGGATGCACTCTTCGATGTGCACGGGCCAGACTATGAGGTGGGCTACCGCGTGCCCATCGCATGCCAGGTCGCAGGTATTACTTACCGTCAGCTCGACTACTGGGCGCGCACCGACCTGGTGAAGCCCTCCATCCGCAACGCCTCCGGCTCCGGTTCCCAGCGCCTGTACTCCTTCCGTGACATCCTCGTGCTGAAGATCGTCAAGGGACTGCTCGATACCGGCATCTCCCTGCAGAACATCCGCAAGGCAGTCAGCAAGCTGGAGAACCTCGGCGTGGACGACCTCGCCGGCCTGACCCTCGTCTCCGATGGTGCGACCGTTTATGAGTGCCGTTCCTCCGAGGAGGTCATCGACCTGCTCAATGGTGGCCAGGGCGTGTTCGGCATTGCCGTTCCTGGTCTGATGAAGGAGCTCAGCGGCGATATCACGAGCTTCCCTTCCGAGAAGATTTCCCAGGACCCGGCGATCGATGAGCTCGCTGAGCGTCGTCGCCGCCGTCGCCTGGCCTAA
- a CDS encoding MerR family transcriptional regulator: MAAQEGNAAKKLLEQNPAQTGEKVLPTASIGDVLKQLKPDFPDVTVSKIRFLESEGLITPRRSQSGYRRFSPEDIQRLRYILTHQRDNYLPLKVIKEQLDAMDAGKVTPVYAKRQIAGAMSAEQFRTSEPRRLTRADLTARAGVEDSFTGSLIRLGLVMADQSGFFSVDDITIVQLADRLSEFGLDGRHLKAMMTIAHRQLDLVSRVSDPLKHARDENARQRSAETAREVSALLLSLNAAIVKGNLD, translated from the coding sequence GTGGCGGCACAAGAAGGCAACGCAGCGAAAAAGCTGCTCGAGCAGAACCCGGCGCAGACCGGGGAGAAGGTGCTTCCCACCGCCTCCATTGGCGATGTGCTGAAGCAGCTGAAGCCGGACTTCCCGGATGTGACGGTCTCCAAGATCCGCTTCCTGGAGTCCGAGGGGCTCATCACCCCTCGCCGTAGCCAGTCCGGCTACCGCCGCTTCTCCCCGGAGGACATCCAGCGTCTGCGCTACATCCTGACCCACCAGCGTGATAACTACCTGCCGCTGAAGGTCATCAAGGAGCAGCTCGATGCGATGGACGCCGGGAAGGTCACCCCGGTCTACGCCAAGCGCCAGATCGCCGGTGCGATGTCCGCGGAGCAGTTCCGCACCTCGGAGCCACGCCGCCTGACGCGTGCGGACCTGACGGCGCGTGCTGGTGTGGAGGACTCCTTCACCGGTAGCCTGATCCGCCTCGGCCTGGTCATGGCCGACCAGTCCGGTTTCTTCAGCGTGGACGACATTACGATCGTGCAGCTGGCGGACCGGCTCAGCGAGTTCGGCCTCGACGGCCGCCACCTGAAGGCCATGATGACCATCGCGCACCGCCAGCTCGACCTGGTCTCCCGCGTTTCTGATCCGCTGAAGCACGCCCGCGACGAAAACGCGCGCCAGCGCTCCGCGGAAACGGCTCGCGAGGTCTCTGCGCTGTTGCTCTCTCTTAACGCCGCCATCGTGAAGGGCAACCTCGACTAG
- the odhI gene encoding oxoglutarate dehydrogenase inhibitor Odhl: MSQNTGKPEASVETTSVFRADLLKEMESGAQADASPSGVEGLPEGSALLVVKRGPNAGSRFLLDQEATAAGRHPDSDIFLDDVTVSRRHAEFRRNGADYEVVDVGSLNGTYVNREPKNAAVLSNGDEIQIGKFRLVFLNGAKES; the protein is encoded by the coding sequence ATGAGCCAGAACACCGGTAAGCCGGAGGCATCTGTCGAGACCACATCGGTGTTTCGCGCGGACCTCCTGAAGGAGATGGAGTCCGGCGCCCAGGCCGACGCATCTCCTTCCGGTGTCGAGGGGTTGCCGGAGGGCTCCGCCCTTCTCGTGGTGAAGCGCGGACCAAACGCCGGTTCCCGCTTCCTCCTCGATCAGGAAGCCACCGCCGCTGGCCGTCACCCGGACAGCGACATCTTCTTGGACGACGTCACCGTCTCCCGTCGTCACGCTGAGTTCCGCCGCAATGGCGCGGACTACGAGGTCGTGGACGTCGGATCCCTGAACGGCACCTACGTCAACCGTGAGCCGAAGAACGCCGCGGTTCTGTCCAATGGTGACGAGATCCAGATCGGCAAGTTCCGCCTCGTGTTCCTGAACGGCGCAAAGGAAAGCTAA
- the secA2 gene encoding accessory Sec system translocase SecA2 — protein sequence MAAFDWFWRAMGTSPKKNQKKSRAVVAQANPERYTGATDDELRAAATEAVVKAGESEKGRIKDVPQLLAVLREVTRRTLGVAPFDVQLQGTLALLNGDVAEMATGEGKTLTGAMATIGYALQGKRVHVITVNGFLAARDDEWMGPMFDFFGLTHGAIQEEQTSEQRREVYQRDIVFGAINELGFDVLRDHLATERSEVVRTPADVAVIDEADSVLVDEALVPLVLAGSEPGTAPAGQITQLVQRMEENEHFTISPDRRNVFLTDKGSTFVEKALGIDSLYSEGKDGEDAGQTLVQVNVALHAEHLLIRDVHYIVKDGSVALIDGSRGRIADLQRWPDGLQAAVEAKEGLRVTDGGRILDQITIQALIGMYPTVCGMTGTALAAGDQLRQFYGLQVSVIDPNVPTKRFDEADRIYATDEERDAAVIEHILAVQETGQPQLIGTQDVAASERIAEALAARGVESSILNAKNHEAEAAVVAEAGRPGHVTVSTQMAGRGTDIKLGGKDESARDAAVEAGGLHVVGVGRFRSQRLDNQLRGRAGRQGDPGSSVFFVSLQDDVVETGGAGESLEAQPDASGRLNQKKVANFVDHCQRVTEGQMLDIHATTWKYNKLIKDQRDIIDARRQKLLDTDAAWQELAEAQPKKAASLQEQGIEQGVLEHSARAIMLFHLDLEWSEHLAYLDDIRESIHLRAIARESPIDEFHRMSIAAFGDLAARAVNKAEDTFAEAEFTSEGVDLDGLGLHKPSATWTYMVNENPLSSGGGSLIGSVAQMFR from the coding sequence ATGGCTGCATTTGACTGGTTCTGGCGTGCGATGGGCACGTCTCCGAAGAAGAATCAGAAGAAGTCCCGGGCGGTCGTCGCGCAGGCCAACCCCGAGCGCTACACCGGCGCCACCGACGACGAACTCCGCGCCGCCGCCACGGAGGCGGTTGTCAAGGCCGGGGAGAGTGAGAAGGGGCGCATCAAGGATGTCCCGCAGCTGCTCGCCGTCCTCCGCGAGGTCACCCGCCGCACCCTCGGTGTGGCCCCCTTCGACGTCCAGCTCCAGGGCACCCTCGCCCTGCTCAACGGGGACGTCGCCGAAATGGCCACCGGTGAGGGCAAAACCCTGACCGGTGCGATGGCCACCATCGGCTACGCACTGCAGGGCAAGCGCGTACACGTCATTACCGTCAACGGCTTTCTCGCGGCCCGCGATGACGAATGGATGGGGCCGATGTTCGACTTCTTCGGGCTCACCCACGGCGCCATCCAGGAGGAGCAGACCTCCGAGCAGCGCCGCGAGGTCTACCAGCGGGACATCGTCTTCGGTGCGATCAACGAACTCGGCTTCGACGTCCTCCGCGACCACCTGGCCACCGAACGCTCCGAGGTCGTCCGCACCCCCGCGGACGTCGCCGTCATCGACGAGGCGGACTCCGTGCTTGTCGACGAAGCCCTCGTTCCCCTCGTCCTCGCAGGCAGCGAGCCGGGCACCGCCCCGGCCGGCCAGATCACCCAGCTGGTCCAACGAATGGAGGAAAACGAGCACTTCACCATCTCGCCGGACCGCCGCAACGTCTTTCTGACAGACAAGGGCTCCACGTTCGTTGAAAAGGCCCTCGGCATCGATTCCCTGTACTCGGAAGGCAAGGACGGCGAGGACGCCGGTCAGACGCTCGTCCAGGTCAACGTCGCCCTGCACGCCGAGCACCTGCTCATCCGGGACGTTCACTACATCGTCAAGGACGGCTCCGTCGCCCTTATCGACGGTTCTCGGGGCCGCATTGCTGATCTCCAGCGCTGGCCCGATGGCCTGCAGGCCGCGGTGGAGGCCAAGGAGGGGCTGCGCGTCACCGATGGTGGACGCATCCTCGACCAGATCACCATCCAGGCCCTGATCGGCATGTACCCGACCGTCTGCGGCATGACCGGCACGGCCCTGGCGGCCGGGGACCAGCTGCGCCAGTTCTACGGCCTGCAGGTCTCGGTCATCGACCCGAACGTGCCGACCAAACGCTTCGACGAGGCCGACCGCATCTACGCCACCGACGAGGAACGCGACGCGGCCGTCATCGAACACATCCTCGCGGTCCAGGAGACCGGCCAGCCACAGCTCATCGGCACCCAGGATGTCGCCGCCTCCGAGCGCATCGCCGAGGCGCTTGCGGCTCGTGGCGTAGAGAGCTCGATCCTGAACGCGAAGAACCACGAGGCCGAGGCCGCCGTCGTCGCTGAAGCGGGGCGCCCCGGCCACGTTACCGTCTCCACCCAGATGGCGGGCCGAGGTACGGACATCAAGCTCGGCGGTAAGGATGAATCCGCCCGCGATGCCGCCGTCGAGGCCGGGGGACTGCACGTGGTCGGCGTTGGGCGCTTCCGCTCCCAGCGCCTGGATAACCAGCTGCGCGGTCGCGCGGGCCGCCAGGGCGACCCCGGAAGCTCGGTCTTCTTCGTCTCCCTGCAGGACGACGTCGTGGAAACCGGCGGTGCCGGGGAGAGCCTGGAAGCCCAGCCGGATGCGAGCGGTCGTTTGAATCAGAAGAAGGTCGCGAACTTCGTCGACCACTGCCAGCGCGTGACCGAAGGCCAGATGCTGGACATCCACGCCACGACCTGGAAGTACAACAAGCTCATCAAGGACCAGCGGGACATCATCGACGCCCGCCGTCAGAAGCTGCTGGATACGGACGCCGCCTGGCAGGAGCTCGCCGAAGCGCAGCCAAAGAAGGCCGCCAGCCTGCAGGAGCAGGGCATCGAGCAGGGCGTGCTGGAGCACTCGGCCCGCGCGATCATGCTCTTCCACCTGGACCTGGAGTGGAGCGAGCATCTGGCCTACCTGGACGACATCCGGGAGTCCATCCACCTGCGCGCCATTGCCCGGGAGTCGCCCATCGACGAGTTCCACCGCATGTCCATCGCCGCGTTCGGCGACTTGGCAGCTCGTGCGGTGAACAAGGCGGAGGACACCTTTGCTGAGGCGGAATTCACCAGCGAAGGCGTGGATCTGGATGGCCTCGGCCTCCACAAGCCGTCTGCGACCTGGACTTATATGGTCAACGAAAATCCGCTTTCCAGCGGTGGCGGCTCGTTGATCGGCTCTGTGGCGCAGATGTTCAGATAG